The following are encoded together in the Vicia villosa cultivar HV-30 ecotype Madison, WI unplaced genomic scaffold, Vvil1.0 ctg.000089F_1_1, whole genome shotgun sequence genome:
- the LOC131623875 gene encoding biotin synthase, mitochondrial-like, producing the protein MFWLRPILRSQPRSSIWALHHSSFSTSSPAAIQAEKTIQHGPRNDWTKEEVKSIYDSPILDLLFHGAQVHRHAHNFREVQQCTLLSVKTGGCSEDCSYCPQSSRYDTGLKGQRLMNKEAVLKAAVKAKEAGSTRFCMGAAWRDTIGRKTNFNQILEYVKEIKGMGMEVCCTLGMLDKDQAGELKKAGLTAYNHNLDTSREYYPNIITTRSYDERLQTLEYVRDAGINVCSGGIIGLGEAEEDRVGLLHTLSTLPTHPESVPINALVAVKGTPLQDQKPVEIWEMIRMIATARITMPKAMVRLSAGRVRFSVPEQALCFLAGANSIFAGEKLLTTANNDFDTDKLMFKVLGLLPKAPTLDEDETSETENYKEAASS; encoded by the exons ATGTTTTGGTTGAGACCTATTTTGCGTTCACAACCAAGATCTTCAATTTGGGCATTACACCATTCTTCCTTTTCCACTTCCTCTCCCGCTGCAATTCAAGCTGAGAAAACCATTCAACACGGACCCAGAAACGATTGGACTAAAGAAGAAGTCAAATCCATCTATGACTCTCCCATTCTCGATCTTCTCTTCCATGGG GCTCAGGTTCACAGACATGCTCATAACTTTAGGGAAGTGCAGCAGTGTACTCTTCTATCTGTGAAAACAGGTGGGTGTAGTGAGGATTGTTCTTATTGTCCTCAATCATCTAGGTATGACACAGGACTCAAAGGTCAGAGACTTATGAACAAGGAGGCTGTTCTTAAAGCTGCAGTCAAG GCAAAAGAGGCTGGGAGTACTCGCTTTTGTATGGGCGCTGCATGGAGGGATACAATAGGAAGAAAGACAAACTTCAACCAAATACTTGAATATGTTAAAGAAATAAA GGGTATGGGGATGGAGGTGTGTTGCACCCTTGGCATGCTCGATAAAGATCAGGCTGGTGAACTCAAGAAGGCGGGTCTTACTGCCTATAATCACAATCTTGATACTTCCAGGGAATACTATCCAAACATCATCACAACAAGGAGTTATGATGAGCGCTTGCAAACTCTTGAATATGTTCGTGATGCAGGGATTAATGTGTGCTCTG GTGGAATTATCGGGCTCGGAGAAGCTGAGGAAGACCGTGTAGGTTTGCTACATACATTATCAACACTTCCTACACATCCAGAGAGCGTTCCTATTAACGCACTTGTTGCTGTCAAGGGAACCCCTCTTCAGGATCAGAAG CCTGTTGAAATATGGGAGATGATTCGCATGATTGCGACAGCGCGTATAACAATGCCAAAAGCAATGGTAAGGTTATCGGCCGGCAGAGTTCGGTTCTCCGTGCCTGAACAGGCATTGTGTTTTCTTGCTGGTGCCAATTCTATCTTTGCTGGTGAAAAGCTTCTCACAACTGCTAACAATGATTTCGATACTGATAAACTCATGTTTAAAGTTCTTGGTCTTCTTCCAAAAGCTCCAACCTTAGACGAAGATGAAACTAGCGAGACCGAGAACTATAAAGAAGCTGCTTCTAGTTAA